In Halobacteroides halobius DSM 5150, the genomic window TGATTTTTTACTCCTCCTCCTGCTTTTTCAGGACTAATCATCTGAACTATCACTTCATACTTTCCACTTTTTTCATCTAAGTCTACTGCTGTTAAAATTACTATTCCTAACTGATCAACTTCTTGTTTTTGAGCACAACCACTTAAGACTAATAAACTAATTATTAAACCCAGTAAAATTTGTTTATTCATCTTCCTCTCCTTCCTGAGGAGGCTTTGGTTTAGCATTCTTTTTAATCCGTTGTTGATCCTCTTTAACTAAAAAGTTGGCCCGTTGATTCTTAAACCATTCTGGCGCCTTAAAGATAGCATCCTTTAACCCTACTAAGTCAAGTGGAGCAAAAGGAGATAGATAGGGAACCCCAAAAGAGCGTAAGCTAGATAAATGTATTAAAAGTGCTAACATAGCAAAAGTAATCCCAAACATTCCTAAACTACCTGCTAAAAACATAATCCCAAATCTAAGCAATCTAACAGCAAGTCCTAAATTATAAGCTGGAATCATAAAAGAAGCAATTCCCGTTAATGCTACAACAATTACCATTGCTTGTGAGACTAAACCTGCCTGCACAGCTGCTTCTCCAACAACTAAAGCCCCAACAATACTTACGGCTTGACCAACAGTCTTAGGCAATCTTAAACCAGCTTCACGTAAAGCTTCAAAACTAATCTCCATCATCAAAGCTTCAATCAAAGAAGGAAAAGGAACTCCAGCTCTTGAAGCAGCAATATTAATTAATAAGGGCGTAGGTATCATCTCTTGATGAAAGGTTGTTAAAGCAATATAAATTGAAGGAGCTAGTAAAGCTATTACAAAGCCTAATAATCTTAGTAGCCGAATAGCAGTAGGAAATAAAAATCTATGATAATAATCTTCAGAACTTTGAATAAAGTGGGTGAAAACTGCCGGAAGGAGTAGAGTATATGGACTGCCATCTATTATAACTACTACTCGTCCTTCATTTAAAGCACCAGCAACTGCATCAGGACGCTCTGTACTATTCATCTGAGGAAAAGGAGAAAAAGGTTCATCCTCTATTAACTGCTCAACAACTCCACTAGCACTAATTATATCAATATCTATCCGGTTGATTCTTTGTTTCACTTCTTCTATCAGTTCATCTTGGACAATCCCTTGTAGATAACCAATCACTACATCTGTCTTACTAACCCGACCTATTTTAAAGCTCTCAAACTTTAAATCAGGAGTCTTGATTCTCTTTCTTATTAGTGTCATATTAACCTTAAAGCTCTCTATAAACGCCTCTTTAGGACCTCTAACTACTCGTTCAGTATTAGGGACGGTAACACTTCTTTTCTCTCCTCCCTGAATACCTAATGTTAAAGCTTGGTCAGAACCATCAAATAATAGCAGCCCATTTCCATTTAATAATTTATCTATTAACTTATCAAATTTATTATTAGTGTTTACTTCGCCTACACTTAGCAATGAATTTTGAATTAAATCCCGAAACTGATTACTTGTGGGTTCAACTTCAATACTTCGATCTCTAGAGATAACCATTAACTCTTGTAACACATTATCATTAATAATCTTTTTATCTACCGTACCACCAATATATATCAAAGCTGCTTTTTTTCTAACTTCTCTTCCAATTTTAAATTCCTTAATTATCAAATCACTTACATTTTCAAAAACACCTTTAAAATAAACTAGATTTCTATCTAAATCAGAACCTAAATCTGCTTTATTGACTACATCATCAGTTATTTTTTCTTGTAACTTCTTAAGCTTTTTCTTTTTTTGTTCTTCTATAGTTAGTGGCTTCTTCATTACTTATCAGCTCCTTCATTCTTCCCTCTAACAACAGCAACTATATATAATAGTAATGGAATAGTTACTTGGATAATAATTAAGAGCATAGAGTATGTACTTTCTACATAATTTTGAAGTTCAATTATTCCATCCCATCCTATAGAAGCAAAATTTATTATCAATAGTGCCAGAGGAATACTATACTTCTTCTTATTCTTTAGATTAAATAGACTAGTTAGACATGTGCAACTAATCCAAAAGAAAGTAGTCAATTGCACAAAGATTAACCCCATCCAGACAACCAGCATAAATATCTCTTGTCTTAATAACATCTCCCCTGCTTTAACCAACCTGGTGATCATAAAGGGAATAAAAAATAATTTAGATGCTAAATCAACCCCAAAAACTGAAATAGCAACTACTACAAAACTAGCTACAAATAAAAAACCAACAGACAAACCAATAGTAATTACTCTAGTCACTTTATTAGATCTATCTACTAGATCATTGAAGAAAAGTATCAAAAATGCATTGCCTAAAAAAGCACTAGGTACTATTGCACCTCTAATAATACTAGCGGGATTTTGGACTAAAATAGGAAATACTAAGTTAAAATTAATCTGTTGTAATAAACCCACGGCGATAAGTGGGGTTATTAAAGCAACAACAGAAAATATAATACTACTTGTTCTAAAAAATCCTTCTACTCCTAAACTAATGCTATAAACTACTAAAGCCATTAAAGAAACTCTAAACATCATTGGACTGCTCTGTCCATAAATCATTGTAGTAATTAAAACTATAAATTGTTCTAAAACATAAACTACTACTAAAAAAGAATAAATAAATAAAATAAAAGCTATTAATTTGCCTAAAAAACTGCCTAAAATTTGTGAGCTAAAATCCAATATATTCTGTTTTGGATAACGCTTCATTAATTTTAGTGATAATAAAACAATACCTAAAGCAATAATATAACCAATTGATACAGCTAACCAAGCATCATGCCCAGCATACTTAATAGAATTTAATAAAACTTGTATATGAGCTGTAGGAATTAAAACATTAATCAGTAAGATAGCTAATTGACCTTTAGAAATCTGAGGCATATCAGCCCCTCCTATACATTTATCAAAATTTATTGTAAACTTGGTTATAATTTATCATTACCGATTAACTTCCTTTTTATTATACGTTATAAAAAATAAAAACCCCTGCATAATTGCAGGAGTTAACTTTTTATCTTATATCCTATTTTAAAGAGATGAGTTACTATCAACAATAAAGCAACAAAAAATGATCCTACTACCAATAAAGATAGATAAGGACTAATATCTGAAATCCCTAAAAAAGCATATCTAGTCATATCTACCATATAAAAGACAGGGTTAAATAAAGAAACTTTACTCCAAATACCTGGTAAGTTCTTAACTGAATAAAAGACTCCACTTAAAAAAGTTAGTGGGGTAATAAAGAAATTAGAAAAAATAGACACCTGGTCAAAGCTTTCAGCCCACAAACCAGCAATAATCCCTAATAAAGAAAAGACACTAGCTACTAACAAAACGACTAAAGTTAGTAAACCTACTGAATAAATTGCCCCTCCATAAAAGAAAATAGAGATTACATAGATACTAATTGCCACTACAATACCTCTAGCTATACCACCCGCCATTAATCCTAAACTTAGCTGTAAATAAGAAAAAGGGGCCAACAATAAATCAATAATGGAACCATTATACTTAGCAATCATTAACGAAGATGATGTATTGGCAAAAGAGTTACGGATTAGACTCATCATAATCAGACCCGGAATTATAAAATCAATATAATCTATCGTATATCCTGCTATAGCTTTACTTTTGAAAGAGTAAGAAAAAATAATCAGATACAAACTAGTAGAGATTAAAGGAGCAAATACAGTCTGCGTTGCTACCTTTGAGAACCGCCAAATTTCTCTTTTGACTAACGTATAAAAAGAGGTTAAATTATTCATCACTATCCCCTCCTAAATTAGTTAACTGCACGAAAACATCTTCTAATTTGGCACTAGCAATCTCTATATCTTCAATTTCTAATTCTAAACTATCTAACCAACTTAATAACTTAGCTACTTCATCTTTAGTGATTTCTAACTCTAACTCTCCATCATTTAATTTAGCATTGTATTTAGGTAATTTTTCTATTAAATCATTAGTTTCGGCAAACTTAACCTTTATTATCTTTTTATCAATCAAGTTAATC contains:
- a CDS encoding GerAB/ArcD/ProY family transporter; translation: MPQISKGQLAILLINVLIPTAHIQVLLNSIKYAGHDAWLAVSIGYIIALGIVLLSLKLMKRYPKQNILDFSSQILGSFLGKLIAFILFIYSFLVVVYVLEQFIVLITTMIYGQSSPMMFRVSLMALVVYSISLGVEGFFRTSSIIFSVVALITPLIAVGLLQQINFNLVFPILVQNPASIIRGAIVPSAFLGNAFLILFFNDLVDRSNKVTRVITIGLSVGFLFVASFVVVAISVFGVDLASKLFFIPFMITRLVKAGEMLLRQEIFMLVVWMGLIFVQLTTFFWISCTCLTSLFNLKNKKKYSIPLALLIINFASIGWDGIIELQNYVESTYSMLLIIIQVTIPLLLYIVAVVRGKNEGADK
- a CDS encoding ABC transporter permease, encoding MNNLTSFYTLVKREIWRFSKVATQTVFAPLISTSLYLIIFSYSFKSKAIAGYTIDYIDFIIPGLIMMSLIRNSFANTSSSLMIAKYNGSIIDLLLAPFSYLQLSLGLMAGGIARGIVVAISIYVISIFFYGGAIYSVGLLTLVVLLVASVFSLLGIIAGLWAESFDQVSIFSNFFITPLTFLSGVFYSVKNLPGIWSKVSLFNPVFYMVDMTRYAFLGISDISPYLSLLVVGSFFVALLLIVTHLFKIGYKIKS
- a CDS encoding spore germination protein encodes the protein MKKPLTIEEQKKKKLKKLQEKITDDVVNKADLGSDLDRNLVYFKGVFENVSDLIIKEFKIGREVRKKAALIYIGGTVDKKIINDNVLQELMVISRDRSIEVEPTSNQFRDLIQNSLLSVGEVNTNNKFDKLIDKLLNGNGLLLFDGSDQALTLGIQGGEKRSVTVPNTERVVRGPKEAFIESFKVNMTLIRKRIKTPDLKFESFKIGRVSKTDVVIGYLQGIVQDELIEEVKQRINRIDIDIISASGVVEQLIEDEPFSPFPQMNSTERPDAVAGALNEGRVVVIIDGSPYTLLLPAVFTHFIQSSEDYYHRFLFPTAIRLLRLLGFVIALLAPSIYIALTTFHQEMIPTPLLINIAASRAGVPFPSLIEALMMEISFEALREAGLRLPKTVGQAVSIVGALVVGEAAVQAGLVSQAMVIVVALTGIASFMIPAYNLGLAVRLLRFGIMFLAGSLGMFGITFAMLALLIHLSSLRSFGVPYLSPFAPLDLVGLKDAIFKAPEWFKNQRANFLVKEDQQRIKKNAKPKPPQEGEEDE